From a single Mycolicibacterium moriokaense genomic region:
- the corA gene encoding magnesium/cobalt transporter CorA: MPSFRPLPPSLRPVVRSKAAAPDAASIHVPVARAMVDCAVYCEGIRLPGKYTHAAALNKVRDLEASGKEAFVWIGLHEPDQHQMQAVADVFGLHELAVEDAVHAHQRPKLERYDNTLFLVLKTVNYVEHASIALAREIVETGEIMIFVGPDFVVTVRHGEHGGLTGVRKKLDASPATLKLGPYAVMHAIADHVVDSYLDVTDLIETDIDVMEEDIFSPTRKTNIECIYLLKREVVELRRAVAPLTVGLQRIGTDHNDLISIEVRRYMRDVLDHNTQASDRITSYDEMLSSLVQAAAGKVAMQQNIDMRKISAYVAIAAVPTALAGIYGMNFDNMPELHWAYGYPTVLAVMVIICALLFRAFRRNHWL, from the coding sequence ATGCCTTCATTTCGCCCACTACCTCCGTCACTGCGACCCGTCGTCCGCTCCAAGGCCGCCGCGCCCGACGCCGCCTCGATCCATGTTCCCGTCGCCCGCGCCATGGTCGACTGCGCCGTGTACTGCGAGGGCATCCGGCTGCCCGGGAAGTACACGCACGCGGCGGCGCTGAACAAGGTGCGCGACCTCGAGGCGTCGGGCAAGGAGGCGTTTGTCTGGATCGGCCTGCACGAACCCGACCAGCACCAGATGCAGGCCGTCGCCGATGTATTCGGGCTGCACGAACTGGCCGTCGAGGACGCCGTGCACGCCCACCAGCGACCGAAGCTGGAGCGTTACGACAACACGCTGTTCCTGGTGCTCAAAACCGTCAACTACGTCGAGCACGCATCCATCGCGCTGGCCCGCGAGATCGTCGAGACCGGCGAGATCATGATCTTCGTCGGACCCGACTTCGTCGTCACCGTGCGCCACGGCGAACACGGCGGGCTGACCGGGGTCCGCAAGAAGCTCGACGCGTCACCCGCCACCCTCAAACTCGGTCCATATGCGGTCATGCACGCGATCGCCGACCACGTCGTCGACAGCTATCTCGATGTCACCGATCTGATCGAGACCGACATCGACGTCATGGAAGAAGACATCTTCTCGCCGACGCGCAAGACCAACATCGAATGCATCTACCTGTTGAAGCGCGAGGTCGTCGAACTCCGCCGGGCGGTCGCACCGTTGACGGTGGGATTGCAGCGCATCGGCACCGACCACAACGACCTGATCTCGATCGAGGTCCGCCGGTACATGCGCGACGTCCTCGACCACAACACTCAGGCGTCCGACCGGATCACGAGCTACGACGAGATGCTCAGCTCACTGGTGCAGGCCGCGGCGGGCAAGGTGGCGATGCAGCAGAACATCGACATGCGCAAGATCTCGGCCTACGTCGCCATCGCCGCGGTGCCGACCGCGTTGGCGGGCATCTACGGCATGAACTTCGACAACATGCCCGAATTGCACTGGGCGTACGGCTATCCCACGGTGCTGGCCGTGATGGTCATCATCTGCGCGCTGTTGTTCCGGGCGTTCCGGCGCAACCACTGGCTCTAG
- a CDS encoding suppressor of fused domain protein, whose translation MIDVLAQVRAHLREHFAAIGITAEPDEASITFLGAEKIDVLRFGPDMRSGMEGVVHYVSLGCSRHPMFDPTEMVTDALHGPRAEVTVTLRGSSPAGLARSLAVVAAAPAVEGLILEPDALIDLETPLWEGAPFTAFLLSRSDIHDVPLTPPLPPVTVLAATPITATEAAWVRLKGADAMREAWQQDGVDVFDPRRRAANPA comes from the coding sequence GTGATCGACGTCCTGGCGCAGGTGCGCGCGCACCTGCGCGAGCACTTCGCCGCCATCGGCATCACCGCCGAACCCGACGAGGCCAGCATCACGTTCCTGGGCGCCGAGAAGATCGATGTGCTGCGTTTCGGCCCAGACATGCGGTCGGGAATGGAAGGCGTCGTTCATTATGTGTCGCTGGGGTGTTCGCGACATCCGATGTTCGATCCGACCGAGATGGTGACCGACGCGCTGCACGGACCACGCGCCGAGGTGACGGTGACGCTGCGGGGCTCGTCACCGGCCGGCCTGGCCCGATCGTTGGCGGTGGTGGCGGCCGCGCCCGCGGTCGAAGGCCTGATACTCGAGCCCGATGCGCTGATCGATCTGGAGACGCCGCTGTGGGAGGGCGCTCCCTTTACCGCATTCCTGTTGAGCCGCAGCGATATTCACGATGTACCGTTGACGCCACCGCTGCCTCCGGTGACGGTGCTGGCCGCCACCCCCATCACCGCGACCGAGGCGGCGTGGGTGCGGCTTAAGGGCGCCGATGCCATGCGGGAGGCGTGGCAGCAGGATGGTGTCGACGTGTTCGATCCACGGCGGCGAGCCGCCAATCCGGCCTGA
- a CDS encoding carbohydrate ABC transporter permease codes for MTGRRATGWIVIDLLVVIYALFPVLWILSLSLKPTSSVKDGKLIPAQITFDNYKGIFSGNAFSSALINSIGIGLITTLIAVVIGGMAAYAVARLAFPGKRLLVGVALLIAMFPQISLVTPIFNIERRLGLFDTWPGLIIPYITFALPLAIYTLSAFFREIPWDLEKAAKMDGATPSQAFRKVIAPLAAPGIVTAAILVFIFAWNDLLLALSLTATQRAITAPVAIANFTGSSQFEEPTGSIAAGAMVITIPIIIFVLIFQRRIVAGLTSGAVKG; via the coding sequence GTGACAGGGCGCCGCGCCACGGGGTGGATCGTCATCGACCTCCTCGTCGTGATCTACGCGTTGTTCCCGGTGTTGTGGATCCTGAGCCTGTCGCTCAAGCCGACGTCAAGTGTCAAGGACGGCAAGCTGATTCCGGCGCAGATCACGTTCGACAATTACAAGGGGATCTTCTCCGGAAATGCGTTCAGCTCGGCCCTGATCAACTCGATCGGGATCGGGCTCATCACCACGCTGATCGCGGTGGTCATCGGCGGGATGGCGGCGTATGCGGTCGCCCGTCTGGCATTCCCTGGTAAGCGGCTGCTCGTCGGAGTCGCGCTGTTGATCGCGATGTTCCCGCAGATCTCGCTGGTGACCCCGATCTTCAACATCGAGCGTCGGCTCGGGTTGTTCGACACGTGGCCCGGCCTGATCATCCCGTACATCACGTTCGCGCTGCCGTTGGCGATCTACACGCTGTCGGCGTTCTTCCGTGAGATCCCTTGGGATCTGGAGAAGGCGGCGAAGATGGACGGCGCCACGCCGTCGCAGGCGTTCCGCAAGGTGATCGCCCCGCTGGCCGCTCCGGGCATCGTCACCGCGGCCATCCTGGTGTTCATCTTCGCGTGGAACGACCTGCTGCTGGCGTTGTCACTGACCGCGACGCAGCGCGCGATCACGGCTCCCGTCGCGATCGCGAACTTCACGGGCAGTTCACAATTCGAGGAACCGACCGGGTCGATCGCCGCCGGCGCGATGGTCATCACCATCCCGATCATTATCTTTGTTCTCATCTTCCAGCGACGGATCGTCGCCGGCCTGACGTCCGGTGCGGTGAAGGGGTAG
- a CDS encoding ABC transporter ATP-binding protein translates to MAEIVLDRVTKSYPNGATAVKELSITIADGEFIILVGPSGCGKSTTLNMIAGLEDISSGELRIGGERVNEKAPKDRDIAMVFQSYALYPHMTVRQNIAFPLTLAKMNKAEIAQKVDEAAKVLDLTELLDRKPAQLSGGQRQRVAMGRAIVRNPKAFLMDEPLSNLDAKLRVQMRSEIARLQNKLGTTTVYVTHDQTEAMTLGDRVVVLLAGEVQQIGTPEELYNRPANLFVAGFIGSPAMNFFPATITDIGVRLPFGEVTLPPGTHDLLARRNAPRDVIVGLRPEHLEDASVLDGYARISASTFDVAVDMVESLGADKYVHFKSEGAGAQAAQLAELANESGVGENEFVARVSTESQAKTGATIQLAFDTSKLTIFDADTGGNLTLPDHAVSREQTPPQVE, encoded by the coding sequence ATGGCCGAAATTGTGTTGGACCGGGTGACCAAGAGTTACCCCAACGGCGCGACGGCGGTGAAGGAACTCTCGATCACGATCGCCGACGGTGAGTTCATCATCCTGGTTGGACCGTCCGGCTGTGGGAAGTCGACCACGCTCAACATGATCGCCGGCCTCGAGGACATCTCCTCGGGCGAGCTGCGCATCGGCGGCGAGCGGGTCAACGAGAAGGCGCCAAAGGACCGCGACATCGCAATGGTGTTCCAGTCCTACGCGCTCTACCCACACATGACCGTGCGCCAGAACATCGCGTTCCCGCTGACCCTAGCCAAGATGAACAAGGCCGAGATCGCGCAGAAGGTCGACGAGGCAGCGAAAGTCCTTGACCTGACCGAGCTTCTGGACCGCAAACCGGCACAGCTCTCCGGCGGCCAGCGGCAGCGGGTGGCGATGGGGCGTGCGATCGTGCGCAACCCCAAGGCGTTCCTGATGGACGAGCCGTTGTCGAATCTCGACGCCAAGCTTCGCGTGCAGATGCGGTCGGAGATCGCGCGGCTGCAGAACAAGCTCGGCACCACCACCGTCTACGTCACGCACGACCAAACCGAGGCCATGACGCTCGGGGACCGCGTGGTGGTCCTGCTCGCGGGGGAAGTGCAGCAGATCGGCACGCCTGAGGAGCTGTACAACCGCCCGGCCAATCTGTTCGTCGCGGGATTCATCGGATCTCCCGCCATGAATTTCTTCCCGGCGACAATCACCGACATCGGCGTGCGCCTGCCCTTCGGTGAGGTCACGCTGCCCCCGGGGACCCACGACCTGCTCGCCCGACGCAACGCCCCCAGGGACGTGATCGTCGGCCTGCGGCCCGAACATCTCGAGGACGCCTCGGTTTTGGATGGCTATGCGCGCATCAGCGCCTCGACGTTCGACGTGGCGGTCGATATGGTCGAGTCGCTGGGCGCCGACAAGTACGTGCACTTCAAGAGCGAGGGGGCCGGCGCACAGGCCGCTCAGCTCGCCGAGTTGGCCAACGAGTCCGGTGTCGGCGAGAACGAGTTCGTGGCACGGGTTTCCACCGAATCCCAGGCGAAAACCGGCGCCACGATCCAGCTGGCGTTCGATACCTCGAAGCTGACGATCTTCGACGCCGACACCGGCGGGAATCTGACTCTTCCCGACCACGCTGTCTCCCGCGAGCAGACGCCGCCGCAGGTCGAGTGA